From the Arvicola amphibius chromosome 2, mArvAmp1.2, whole genome shotgun sequence genome, one window contains:
- the Znf22 gene encoding zinc finger protein 22 — translation MRLAKPKGAISRSSNQGKTYETKRKTGRQRQKWGMTIRFDSGLSRRRRNVDEKPYKCSRCSKSFGQSSTLFQHQKIHTGKKSHKCADCGKSFFQSSNLIQHRRIHTGEKPYKCDECGERFKQSSNLIQHQRVHTGEKPYCCGECGRCFSQSSHLIQHQRTHTGEKPYQCEECDKCFSQSSHLRQHMKVHKDKKPGKRGKNARAKAHPVSWKAGKGRKAVAGLRQVKGTASGLFKKKK, via the coding sequence ATGAGGTTAGCAAAGCCTAAAGGTGCTATTTCTCGAAGCTCAAACCAAGGCAAAACCTACGAGACCAAGCGTAAGACAGGCCGCCAGCGGCAGAAATGGGGGATGACCATTCGATTCGACTCCGGCTTAAGTCGGCGGAGAAGGAACGTGGATGAGAAGCCCTACAAATGTAGTAGATGTTCAAAGAGTTTCGGTCAGAGCTCCACTCTCTTTCAGCACCAGAAGATCCATACAGGGAAGAAGTCCCATAAATGTGCTGATTGTGGGAAGAGTTTCTTCCAGAGCTCAAACCTCATTCAGCACCGGCGGATCCACACTGGGGAAAAGCCCTATAAGTGTGACGAGTGTGGAGAGAGGTTTAAGCAGAGCTCCAATCTCATTCAGCACCAGAgggttcacactggagagaagccctactgCTGTGGCGAGTGTGGCCGCTGCTTCAGCCAGAGCTCGCACCTCATTCAGCACCAGAGAACCCACACCGGGGAGAAGCCCTACCAGTGCGAGGAGTGTGACAAGTGCTTCAGCCAGAGCTCGCACCTGCGGCAGCACATGAAGGTGCACAAAGACAAGAAGCCAGGCAAGAGGGGCAAGAACGCCAGGGCCAAAGCTCACCCGGTGTCCTGGAAAGCTGGTAAAGGGAGGAAGGCTGTGGCCGGGCTCCGCCAGGTGAAGGGTACTGCTTCgggcctttttaaaaagaaaaagtga